A region from the Haloarcula limicola genome encodes:
- a CDS encoding adenylate kinase family protein, with translation MRVAVTGTPGTGKTTATGRVETDLDVLHLNDVIKDEEFSTEMDEERGSLVADMDAVSEWLDGREDVLFESHLAHNFDADRVVVLRAHPDTVVSRLRERGDSDSKASENAESEALDVILSEAVHRHGTESVYEIDTTERDPESVAAEIEAVLADDREPSAGTVSYVDWL, from the coding sequence GTGAGAGTCGCGGTGACCGGGACGCCCGGGACGGGCAAGACCACGGCGACCGGGCGAGTAGAGACGGACCTCGACGTGCTCCACCTCAACGACGTCATCAAGGACGAGGAGTTCTCGACCGAGATGGACGAGGAGCGCGGCAGCCTCGTCGCCGACATGGACGCCGTGAGCGAGTGGCTCGACGGGCGAGAGGACGTGCTCTTCGAGTCCCACCTCGCGCACAACTTCGACGCCGACCGCGTGGTCGTCTTGCGCGCCCACCCCGACACCGTCGTTTCCCGCCTTCGAGAGCGCGGCGATTCCGACTCGAAGGCCAGCGAGAACGCCGAGTCAGAAGCCCTCGACGTGATTCTCTCGGAGGCCGTCCACCGCCACGGAACGGAGAGCGTCTACGAGATCGACACGACAGAGCGCGATCCCGAGTCGGTGGCGGCCGAGATCGAGGCCGTCCTCGCCGACGACCGCGAACCGAGCGCAGGAACCGTCTCGTACGTCGATTGGCTATGA
- a CDS encoding transporter, whose amino-acid sequence MTAVDAAMYATHLVFAGLWAGSVLFTTYAVLPTAMNGDARPAPLSAMTGKLQTVSRASALLLLLTGGYLAQANYTVGSLTGSGRGHLVIAMVVLWFTLAALVEVGSAKLSDGFDRQKVREPAREARPFLLGASLVAVLLLVDAGAILGLYY is encoded by the coding sequence ATGACCGCCGTCGATGCCGCGATGTACGCGACGCATCTCGTGTTCGCCGGGCTGTGGGCGGGAAGCGTCCTGTTCACCACCTACGCCGTCCTTCCGACGGCGATGAACGGCGACGCCAGACCCGCCCCTCTCTCGGCGATGACCGGGAAACTCCAGACCGTCTCGCGGGCGAGTGCCCTCCTGTTGCTGCTGACCGGTGGCTACCTCGCTCAGGCCAACTACACCGTCGGGTCGCTGACCGGGTCGGGCCGGGGCCATCTGGTCATCGCGATGGTCGTCCTCTGGTTCACGCTCGCGGCCCTCGTGGAAGTGGGGTCGGCGAAACTCTCCGACGGCTTCGACCGGCAGAAGGTCCGCGAACCGGCCCGCGAGGCCCGACCGTTCCTGTTGGGCGCGTCGCTGGTCGCGGTGTTGCTCCTCGTCGACGCCGGTGCGATTCTCGGTCTCTACTACTGA
- the hisC gene encoding histidinol-phosphate transaminase has product MEPRDLSAHTVYRAGRGIEEVARELGLDPEEMVKLASNENMFGPSPRAVEAIRDSAGRMHSYPKSSHADLVEALAEKWDVTSEQVWLSNGGDGALDCLARAMLEPGDEVLVPEPGFAYYAMSARYHHGEVSEYELSKSDDFAQTADVVLSAYAGERIVYLTSPHNPTGAEFTTEAVREIAEGTDEQTLVLVDEAYGEFSDSPSKRSLLADRDDVALLRTFSKAYGLAGVRLGYALVPEAWADAYARINTPFSASELACRAGLAALSDDEHVERSVETAAWAREYIYDNLAADTWESTGNFVLAEVEDASAVAEAAQEEGVIVRDCSSFGLPECIRITCGTEEDTEHAVSVLNDVIEVVES; this is encoded by the coding sequence ATGGAACCACGGGACCTCTCCGCACACACCGTCTACCGGGCGGGTCGCGGCATCGAGGAAGTCGCTCGGGAACTCGGTCTCGACCCCGAGGAGATGGTGAAGCTCGCGTCGAACGAGAACATGTTCGGCCCCAGCCCGCGGGCGGTCGAGGCCATCCGCGATTCCGCCGGGCGGATGCACTCGTATCCCAAATCGTCCCACGCCGACCTCGTCGAAGCGCTCGCCGAGAAGTGGGACGTCACGTCGGAACAGGTCTGGCTGAGCAACGGCGGCGACGGCGCGCTCGACTGCCTCGCCCGCGCCATGCTCGAACCCGGCGACGAGGTGCTGGTGCCGGAACCGGGCTTCGCCTACTACGCGATGAGCGCCCGCTACCATCACGGCGAGGTCAGCGAGTACGAACTCTCGAAGAGCGACGACTTCGCCCAGACCGCCGACGTCGTCCTCTCCGCCTACGCCGGCGAGCGGATCGTCTACCTCACGAGCCCGCACAACCCGACCGGCGCGGAGTTCACCACCGAGGCCGTCCGGGAGATCGCCGAAGGGACCGACGAGCAGACGCTCGTCCTCGTCGACGAGGCCTACGGCGAGTTCAGCGACTCGCCGAGCAAGCGCTCGCTGCTGGCCGACCGCGACGACGTGGCGCTCCTGCGGACCTTCTCGAAGGCGTACGGACTGGCCGGCGTCCGGCTCGGCTACGCGCTCGTCCCCGAGGCGTGGGCCGACGCCTACGCCCGCATCAACACCCCCTTCTCGGCGAGCGAACTGGCCTGTCGTGCCGGGCTCGCAGCGCTCTCCGACGACGAACACGTCGAGCGCTCCGTCGAGACGGCGGCGTGGGCGCGGGAGTACATCTACGATAACCTGGCTGCCGACACTTGGGAGAGCACGGGCAACTTCGTCCTCGCGGAGGTCGAAGACGCTTCCGCCGTCGCCGAGGCCGCCCAGGAGGAGGGCGTCATCGTCCGGGACTGCTCGTCGTTCGGCCTCCCCGAGTGCATCCGCATCACCTGCGGGACCGAGGAGGACACCGAACACGCCGTCTCGGTCCTGAACGACGTCATCGAGGTGGTCGAGTCGTGA
- a CDS encoding methyl-accepting chemotaxis protein has translation MSETASPGSDRLGTERLAQKIREFVRYIPAGDTIPDETWQRRHRNILLVVLAHVPFLLLLGLYDGTESLVTGATIPEVPVTTLAFELGIVATLVGLAALPRFGRRVRTALASTSLLSCSVVLVHLSGGFIEAHFHFFVGMAVIAVYEDWVPFALGIAYVVLGHGVFGMINPERVYNHPAAIEHPWVWGLVHGVFVLGLAAALMTHWYSTERSREETEQKLREVRAKTEEVENLEAKREEIAAEKAEAEELKAEAEARQAEVEDLVTHLEAKADAYSDGMAKAADGDLTVRLDPDSESEAMTQIGASFNEMLDETASAMREIQSFAETVKTASEEADAGTAEARTASEEVGRSIQEISDGTADQRERLERVSGEMTELSATVEEVAASAETVAQRSRETTEIAEDGERTATDAIADARDVQAAIDATVDDVETLDEQMAEIGEIIELISDIAEQTNMLALNANIEAARAGDGGGGDGFAVVADEVKQLAEETRDSATEIERRIEQTQSQTTATVERARAAERDMAESVEAVEDVVDAFERVAENADDTDGGIQEIRDTTEEQAASTEEAASMVEEVTDSSRSTAREAETASAAAEEQAASMSQVSANVESLSDQADRLRSLLATFEVGTGSQMRSAGGDRATVLEDGGQPE, from the coding sequence ATGAGCGAAACAGCGAGTCCTGGCTCGGACAGGCTCGGAACGGAGAGATTAGCGCAGAAGATTCGCGAGTTCGTCCGATATATCCCGGCGGGCGATACGATTCCCGACGAGACGTGGCAGAGGCGACACCGAAACATCCTCCTGGTCGTCCTCGCGCACGTCCCGTTTCTCCTGCTGCTCGGTCTGTACGACGGCACCGAGTCGCTGGTGACCGGGGCGACGATTCCGGAGGTCCCGGTGACGACCCTCGCGTTCGAACTCGGAATCGTCGCCACTCTCGTCGGTCTCGCGGCGCTCCCGCGGTTCGGCCGGCGCGTCCGCACCGCGCTCGCGTCCACGTCGCTCCTGTCCTGTTCGGTCGTCCTCGTCCACCTCTCGGGCGGATTCATCGAGGCGCACTTTCACTTCTTCGTCGGGATGGCGGTCATCGCCGTCTACGAGGACTGGGTGCCGTTCGCGCTCGGGATCGCCTACGTCGTCCTCGGCCACGGCGTCTTCGGCATGATAAATCCCGAGCGCGTCTACAACCACCCGGCGGCGATCGAACACCCGTGGGTGTGGGGGCTCGTCCACGGCGTGTTCGTCCTCGGACTGGCCGCGGCGCTGATGACGCACTGGTACTCGACCGAGCGCTCCCGCGAGGAGACCGAGCAGAAACTGCGGGAGGTCCGAGCGAAGACCGAAGAGGTCGAGAACCTCGAAGCCAAGCGCGAGGAGATAGCGGCCGAGAAGGCCGAAGCCGAGGAGCTGAAAGCCGAGGCCGAAGCTCGGCAGGCCGAGGTCGAAGACCTCGTCACGCACCTCGAAGCGAAAGCCGACGCCTACAGCGACGGGATGGCGAAGGCGGCAGACGGAGACTTGACCGTTCGACTGGACCCCGATAGCGAGAGCGAAGCCATGACCCAGATCGGGGCGTCGTTCAACGAGATGTTGGACGAGACCGCCTCGGCGATGCGGGAGATCCAGTCGTTCGCGGAGACGGTGAAGACGGCGAGCGAGGAGGCCGACGCCGGGACGGCCGAGGCCAGAACGGCCAGCGAGGAGGTGGGACGCTCCATCCAGGAGATCTCCGACGGGACGGCCGACCAGCGCGAGCGCCTCGAACGGGTCTCCGGCGAGATGACCGAACTGTCGGCGACGGTCGAGGAGGTCGCCGCCTCCGCCGAGACGGTCGCCCAGCGGTCCCGTGAGACGACCGAGATCGCCGAGGACGGCGAGCGGACGGCGACCGACGCGATAGCCGACGCGAGAGACGTGCAGGCGGCTATCGACGCCACCGTGGACGACGTCGAGACGCTCGACGAGCAGATGGCCGAGATCGGCGAGATCATCGAACTCATCAGCGACATCGCCGAGCAGACGAACATGCTCGCGCTCAACGCGAACATCGAGGCCGCGCGCGCCGGTGACGGCGGCGGCGGTGACGGGTTCGCCGTCGTCGCCGACGAGGTGAAGCAGTTGGCCGAGGAGACGCGGGACTCGGCGACCGAGATCGAGCGACGCATCGAGCAGACCCAGTCCCAGACGACCGCGACCGTCGAGCGGGCGCGGGCGGCCGAACGCGACATGGCCGAGAGCGTCGAGGCGGTCGAGGACGTCGTCGACGCCTTCGAGCGGGTCGCGGAGAACGCCGACGACACCGACGGCGGTATCCAGGAGATACGCGACACGACGGAGGAACAGGCCGCGAGCACCGAGGAGGCGGCGTCGATGGTCGAGGAAGTCACCGACAGCAGTCGGTCGACGGCGAGGGAGGCGGAGACCGCCTCAGCGGCCGCGGAGGAACAGGCCGCATCCATGTCGCAGGTCAGCGC
- a CDS encoding chemotaxis protein CheC: MPLLIDVRKLTLITELIQDGAEEVAGSLGALAGVDAAVEIKSISFVQPDDIATEMGGGEIYGARIRLTEPPYGVFLMTFSTATAAEIARLMTGTEVDGEFTQLQASALQEMCNILTSGFIDGIANTLETTIDMGTPTVERAQATAVADAAFSHVRRDSLTIVLDSLVDIEETDVAFSLRIFLVPDPGSFVHLIDQLDRDTESGKPARAEDSAGEAGGTDDVQAFEDAFDGA, translated from the coding sequence ATGCCGCTCCTCATCGACGTGCGGAAACTGACACTTATCACCGAACTCATCCAGGACGGTGCCGAGGAGGTCGCGGGGTCGCTGGGGGCGCTCGCGGGGGTCGACGCCGCCGTGGAGATCAAGAGCATCTCGTTCGTCCAGCCCGACGACATCGCCACGGAGATGGGCGGCGGCGAGATCTACGGCGCTCGCATCCGGCTGACGGAGCCGCCCTACGGCGTCTTCCTGATGACGTTCTCGACGGCGACGGCCGCCGAGATCGCGCGGTTGATGACCGGGACCGAAGTCGACGGGGAGTTCACGCAGCTGCAGGCGTCGGCGCTTCAGGAGATGTGTAACATCCTCACCTCGGGGTTCATCGACGGCATCGCGAACACGCTGGAGACGACCATCGACATGGGGACGCCGACGGTCGAGCGGGCGCAGGCGACGGCCGTCGCCGACGCGGCGTTCTCGCACGTGCGCCGGGACTCGTTGACGATCGTGTTGGACTCGCTCGTCGACATCGAGGAGACGGACGTGGCGTTCTCGCTCCGCATCTTTCTCGTCCCCGACCCGGGGTCGTTCGTCCACCTCATCGACCAGTTGGACCGCGACACAGAGAGCGGGAAACCCGCTCGCGCCGAGGACAGCGCGGGCGAGGCGGGAGGGACCGACGACGTGCAGGCCTTCGAGGACGCCTTCGACGGCGCGTGA